A portion of the Salmo trutta chromosome 1, fSalTru1.1, whole genome shotgun sequence genome contains these proteins:
- the LOC115204436 gene encoding uncharacterized protein DDB_G0271670-like produces SSSRISSSSSSSSSSSSSSSSSCSSSSSSSSSSSSCSSSSSSSSSSSSSSSSSSSSSSSNSSCSSSSSSSSSSSSSSCSSSSSSSSSSSSSSSSSSSSSSSSSSCSSRSSSSSSSSSSSSSSSSSSSSSSSSSSSSSSSSSSSSSSSSSSNSSCSSSSSSSSSSSSCSNSSSSSSSSSSSSSSSRSSSSSSSSCSSSSSSSSSSSSSSSSSSSSSSSSSSSSSSSSSSSRRSV; encoded by the coding sequence agtagcagtaggatcagtagcagtagcagcagtagtagtagtagcagtagtagtagcagtagcagctgtagcagcagtagtagtagcagtagtagtagtagcagttgtagcagcagtagcagtagtagcagtagtagtagtagcagcagcagtagtagtagtagcagtagtagtagcaatagcagttgtagcagcagtagcagtagtagcagtagcagtagtagtagcagctgtagcagtagtagtagtagcagtagcagtagcagtagtagtagcagtagcagtagcagtagcagtagtagtagtagcagttgtagtagtagaagtagcagcagcagcagtagtagcagtagtagcagtagtagtagtagtagtagtagtagcagcagcagcagtagtagcagtagtagtagtagcagcagcagtagtagtagtagcagtagtagtagcaatagcagttgtagcagcagtagcagtagtagcagtagtagtagcagctgtagcaatagtagtagtagcagtagcagtagtagtagcagtagcagtagcagtaggagtagcagtagtagtagtagcagttgtagtagtagtagtagcagcagcagcagtagtagcagtagtagcagtagtagtagtagtagtagtagtagcagcagcagcagtagtagcagtagtagtagtagtagtcgtaggaGTGTATAG